One genomic segment of Gemmatimonas aurantiaca includes these proteins:
- a CDS encoding TIGR00266 family protein, whose amino-acid sequence MAADEIDYQIIGDDLQAVIVTLDPGEAVFAEAGAMMYMREGITMATTLDPNARAGGLFDKLVGAGKRVLAGDSFFVTLFGNSGARRSDVAFAAPYPGKIAPLNLRDWGGTILAQKDSFLCAARGIDISVAFTRRIGAGFFGGEGFILQKLQGDGLAFLHASGTLHAIDLAPGEQLRVDTGCLVAFQPSVEYDIQRVPGIKTALFGGEGLFFVSLRGPGRVILQTLPFSRLADRIIAAAPRAGGRSREEGSVLGGLGALLDGDN is encoded by the coding sequence ATGGCGGCAGACGAGATCGACTATCAGATCATCGGCGATGATCTGCAGGCAGTGATCGTCACCCTCGATCCCGGCGAAGCGGTGTTCGCGGAAGCCGGCGCGATGATGTACATGCGCGAAGGGATCACGATGGCGACCACGCTCGATCCCAACGCACGCGCCGGCGGCCTGTTCGACAAACTGGTGGGCGCCGGCAAGCGGGTACTGGCGGGTGATTCGTTCTTCGTGACGTTGTTCGGCAACAGCGGGGCGCGGCGGTCCGATGTGGCGTTCGCCGCGCCGTACCCGGGCAAGATCGCGCCGCTCAATCTGCGCGACTGGGGCGGCACCATCCTGGCGCAGAAGGACTCGTTCCTCTGCGCCGCGCGCGGCATCGACATCTCGGTGGCGTTCACCCGGCGCATCGGAGCCGGTTTCTTCGGCGGCGAAGGATTCATCCTGCAGAAGCTGCAGGGGGATGGTCTCGCGTTCCTGCACGCCTCGGGCACCCTGCACGCCATCGACCTCGCGCCGGGCGAACAGTTGCGCGTGGACACCGGCTGTCTCGTGGCCTTCCAGCCCAGCGTCGAGTACGACATCCAGCGCGTGCCGGGCATCAAGACGGCACTGTTCGGTGGCGAAGGATTGTTCTTCGTCAGTCTCCGGGGACCGGGGCGCGTCATCCTGCAGACCCTGCCGTTCTCGCGATTGGCCGACCGGATCATCGCCGCCGCGCCACGGGCGGGCGGACGTTCCCGCGAGGAAGGATCGGTGCTCGGCGGGCTCGGTGCGCTGCTCGATGGCGACAACTGA
- a CDS encoding YIP1 family protein, translated as MSEFSTESAKQSGVFEDLLEVFWSPAAVFDRTRNANAWKYLLIIALLCCVVTVATASLVQPYLEANADLQIALQTKSGRAMPEQAVAMTRSITKYAYLVGPLFIIPIGALLGALFVMWGGKTMSAPLRYGQALTILAISSAPRLLGFIATSAQGAILDSANAHSMADLALGPARFIDPYTVSPVVQGFLMTLDVFAIWQYVLIAIAVSVVARVERSTGAIVSLISWALGAALTLIPGLLAS; from the coding sequence ATGAGTGAATTCTCCACCGAGTCAGCGAAGCAGAGCGGCGTGTTCGAGGATCTGCTGGAAGTGTTCTGGTCGCCGGCGGCCGTTTTCGATCGCACGCGGAATGCGAACGCCTGGAAGTACCTGCTGATCATCGCGTTGCTCTGCTGCGTGGTCACGGTCGCCACGGCCAGTCTGGTGCAGCCGTATCTCGAGGCCAACGCCGATCTGCAGATCGCCTTGCAGACCAAGTCCGGCCGAGCGATGCCCGAGCAGGCCGTGGCGATGACCCGCTCGATCACCAAGTACGCCTACCTGGTCGGCCCGCTGTTCATCATCCCGATCGGAGCGCTGCTGGGGGCGCTGTTCGTGATGTGGGGTGGGAAGACCATGTCGGCGCCACTGCGGTATGGGCAGGCGTTGACCATTCTCGCCATCTCCTCCGCGCCGCGCCTGCTGGGGTTCATCGCCACGTCGGCGCAGGGAGCGATCCTCGATTCCGCGAATGCCCACTCGATGGCCGATCTGGCCCTCGGGCCGGCGCGATTCATCGACCCCTACACCGTCTCGCCGGTCGTTCAGGGCTTTCTGATGACACTCGACGTGTTCGCGATCTGGCAGTATGTGCTGATCGCGATCGCCGTGAGTGTGGTGGCCCGTGTGGAGCGGTCCACGGGGGCCATCGTGTCGCTGATCTCGTGGGCCCTGGGCGCGGCCCTCACGCTGATCCCGGGACTGCTGGCGTCCTGA
- the speA gene encoding biosynthetic arginine decarboxylase, translating into MATRTPPIVEPPPAPDWSLEAARSLYNVEGWGAGYFDINERGHVIVRPDPGHPERTLDLRDLAADLEGQGIQLPVLLRFSDILRSRIETLSGRFSSAIREFEYTGGYTTVYPIKVNQQRHVVEEIVRFGKTHGVGLECGSKPELQAVIGLSESTEHLIVCNGYKDHEFMRLALMAQKLGHKVFIVLEQVSELDVLIEVADDLGVTPTCGVRIKLASEGAGRWAQSGGEKSKFGLGSAELIKLIDKLQAAGRLDILKLIHFHLGSQITDIRFIKSGLQEVARFYLELRAAGVEITHVDVGGGLGIDYDGTNSTNNASVNYTLQEYANDVVYTIAEACREAELPMPHIISESGRALTAHHALLLLKVIDVESQAEQPIPALDDDDHSLLHEMYEDWRTLTERAAKPRKVLEVFHDASFDKDRARQYFNSGVLNLRGLAKAEVLWLATMNAIYRIAKSDPDTYEDILPELESALVDRYFCNFSLFQSLPDSWAIDQLFPIMPIHRLLEEPARRGTLQDVTCDSDGKIDRFVGGKHGRPSLELHEFRDGEDYILGIFLTGAYQEILGDLHNLFGDTNAVHVRLNESGNYEITDLVEGDTVTEVLNYVQFGASQLLATFRRKVNGSSRLTRDEANAFIADYVAGLEGYTYLEGEAAR; encoded by the coding sequence ATGGCAACCCGCACTCCGCCCATCGTCGAGCCTCCCCCGGCTCCGGACTGGTCTCTCGAAGCCGCCCGCTCCCTCTACAACGTGGAAGGATGGGGGGCCGGCTATTTCGACATCAATGAACGCGGTCATGTGATCGTGCGTCCCGATCCGGGGCATCCGGAGCGGACACTCGATCTGCGGGATCTCGCCGCCGATCTCGAAGGGCAGGGCATCCAACTGCCGGTGCTGCTGCGCTTCTCGGACATCCTGCGGTCGCGCATCGAAACCCTGAGCGGGCGTTTCAGCAGTGCGATCCGCGAATTCGAGTACACGGGTGGCTACACCACGGTGTATCCGATCAAGGTGAATCAGCAGCGTCACGTGGTCGAAGAGATCGTGCGTTTCGGCAAGACCCACGGGGTGGGGCTCGAATGCGGCTCCAAGCCCGAATTGCAGGCGGTGATCGGGCTGTCGGAAAGCACCGAACATCTCATCGTCTGCAACGGGTACAAGGACCACGAGTTCATGCGGCTGGCCCTCATGGCGCAGAAGCTCGGACACAAGGTCTTCATCGTGCTCGAGCAGGTGAGTGAACTCGACGTGCTCATCGAAGTGGCCGACGACCTCGGGGTCACGCCCACGTGCGGCGTGCGCATCAAGCTCGCCAGCGAAGGCGCCGGCCGTTGGGCGCAGAGCGGTGGGGAGAAGAGCAAGTTCGGCCTCGGTTCCGCGGAACTCATCAAGCTCATCGACAAACTGCAGGCGGCGGGTCGGCTCGACATCCTCAAGCTCATTCACTTCCACCTCGGCAGTCAGATCACCGACATCCGCTTCATCAAGTCGGGGCTGCAGGAAGTGGCGCGATTCTACCTCGAGCTGCGGGCCGCCGGCGTGGAGATCACGCATGTGGACGTGGGCGGCGGACTGGGTATCGACTACGACGGCACCAACTCCACCAACAATGCCAGTGTGAACTACACGCTGCAGGAGTATGCCAACGACGTCGTGTACACCATCGCCGAGGCGTGCCGTGAGGCGGAACTGCCCATGCCGCACATCATCAGCGAGTCGGGGCGGGCGCTCACCGCGCATCATGCGCTGCTGCTGCTCAAGGTCATCGATGTGGAGTCGCAGGCCGAGCAGCCCATCCCCGCGCTCGACGACGACGACCATTCGCTGTTGCACGAGATGTACGAGGACTGGCGCACGCTCACCGAGCGGGCGGCCAAGCCGCGCAAGGTGCTCGAGGTGTTCCACGACGCGTCGTTCGACAAGGATCGGGCGCGGCAGTACTTCAATTCGGGCGTGCTGAACCTGCGCGGTCTGGCCAAGGCCGAGGTGCTGTGGCTGGCCACGATGAATGCGATCTACCGCATCGCCAAGTCCGACCCCGACACCTACGAAGACATCCTGCCCGAACTCGAGTCGGCGCTGGTCGATCGGTATTTCTGCAACTTCTCGCTCTTCCAGTCGCTGCCCGACAGCTGGGCCATCGACCAGCTCTTTCCGATCATGCCCATCCATCGGCTGCTCGAGGAGCCGGCGCGGCGCGGCACCCTGCAGGACGTCACCTGCGATTCGGACGGTAAGATCGATCGCTTCGTGGGTGGCAAGCACGGCCGGCCGAGTCTCGAACTGCACGAGTTCCGCGATGGCGAGGACTACATCCTCGGCATCTTTCTCACGGGCGCGTACCAGGAGATCCTGGGCGATCTGCACAATCTGTTCGGCGATACGAACGCCGTGCACGTGCGTCTCAACGAGTCCGGAAACTACGAGATCACCGATCTCGTAGAGGGCGACACGGTGACCGAAGTGCTCAATTACGTGCAGTTCGGGGCATCACAGCTCCTGGCCACATTCCGTCGCAAGGTGAACGGGTCGTCGCGTCTGACGCGTGACGAAGCCAATGCCTTCATCGCGGACTATGTGGCGGGACTAGAAGGGTACACCTATCTGGAGGGAGAGGCCGCACGATGA
- a CDS encoding permease — protein MSFDAKSLLLIGLGMVTVYHVVSLVRGLPKLGSMKPTSGFILTGVVTDFLDTLGIGSFATTTAIYRAFKWVKDALIPGTLNAGHTLATLAQAFIYTQVVEVESTTLVGMIVAAVLGSWVGAGLVSKWPTRYIQFGMGLCLAGAALLTAAQAAGALPGGGDAIGLTGVKLVIALLGNFGLGVLMTIGIGLYGPCLLLVSLLGMNPAAGFPIMMGSCAFLMPFASDRFIRLGKVDPRAVVGNIIGGLPAVFVAAYIVKSLAEHGSALRWLVAVVVAYTAVTLLLAARRKPESGEAVAA, from the coding sequence ATGTCCTTCGACGCCAAGTCTCTGCTCCTCATCGGTCTCGGTATGGTGACCGTGTATCACGTGGTCTCGCTGGTGCGGGGTCTGCCGAAACTTGGCTCGATGAAACCCACATCGGGCTTCATTCTCACCGGCGTGGTGACGGATTTCCTGGACACCCTGGGCATCGGATCGTTTGCCACGACGACGGCGATCTACCGGGCCTTCAAGTGGGTGAAGGACGCCCTCATTCCGGGCACGCTCAACGCGGGGCACACGCTTGCCACGCTGGCGCAGGCGTTCATCTACACGCAGGTGGTGGAGGTCGAATCGACCACGCTGGTCGGCATGATCGTGGCGGCGGTGCTGGGGTCGTGGGTGGGCGCCGGTCTCGTGTCCAAGTGGCCCACGCGCTACATCCAGTTCGGCATGGGCCTGTGTCTGGCCGGCGCAGCGCTGCTCACCGCGGCGCAGGCAGCCGGTGCGCTGCCGGGCGGGGGCGATGCCATCGGGCTCACCGGGGTCAAACTGGTCATCGCGCTGCTGGGCAACTTCGGACTCGGCGTGCTCATGACCATCGGCATCGGTCTGTACGGACCGTGTCTGCTGCTCGTGAGCCTGCTGGGCATGAATCCCGCGGCCGGCTTCCCCATCATGATGGGCTCCTGCGCGTTCCTCATGCCGTTCGCCAGCGACCGGTTCATCCGTCTGGGCAAGGTCGATCCGCGCGCGGTGGTGGGCAACATCATCGGCGGCCTGCCGGCGGTGTTCGTGGCGGCCTACATCGTGAAGTCCCTCGCCGAGCATGGCTCTGCGCTGCGTTGGTTGGTCGCGGTGGTGGTGGCCTATACAGCCGTCACGCTGCTGCTGGCGGCGCGTCGCAAGCCGGA